One Keratinibaculum paraultunense genomic window carries:
- the rpmE gene encoding 50S ribosomal protein L31, with protein MKKGIHPEYYEAVVHCACGNTFTTGSTKKELRVEICSKCHPFFTGRQKFAERGGRVEKFKKKYGIED; from the coding sequence ATGAAAAAAGGAATTCATCCAGAATATTATGAAGCTGTAGTGCATTGTGCGTGTGGAAATACTTTTACAACAGGTTCAACTAAGAAGGAATTAAGGGTAGAAATATGCTCTAAATGTCATCCATTTTTTACAGGACGTCAAAAATTTGCTGAACGTGGTGGTCGTGTAGAAAAATTCAAGAAGAAATATGGTATTGAAGACTAA